One Jaculus jaculus isolate mJacJac1 chromosome 4, mJacJac1.mat.Y.cur, whole genome shotgun sequence genomic window, ACAAGATGCAGTATTTGCCTCTGTGGTTAGGTGTTCCTTTGAGGTTTTTATTGTCATCATGTCAGAATCATGACCAAATATTGAATGAAGGTCCTGTTCCATCACATCTTTTGTCGAGAACTGTACAGGATTCAACTTGAATTTTGGTTGTGTTGTATTATTATCTATATTGAAGTAAGAAACTTTTACATATGTCTGCAGCATACTCTGACAGTCATCTACCCTTAGTTCTTCTAATCCATTTTCATTTATAACTAATTTATGTTCAGAAATATCAAGACTACATTCCTGTTTATTGGTATGTGGAGGTAGCTGTGTAAAATTCTGCTTTATGTTGTGTTCAGCTGCATTTAACATTGAGCCTTCACTAATTGTCTTCTCATCAAGTCCTCTCAATCCCGTTGAAGGGTAGGTAGGTTCTGAAAGAAACACATGTGTCTGTTCAGGCTCTTTGGTTTCTTCATATAGGATATTCTGTCTGATCACCTGTCCACTGTTTTCCCTGATGCCTGCCTGGGAAATAGGATGCAAATCTAGCACTTCTTTGGATTCATTCTTTTTCAGAACACTTTTTccggaaagagaagaaaggggtccaatactatattttattcttttctttttaggtgTGTCTCTTTCATATTCTATGAAATCAAAAACTAACTTAGATATAATATCATCAACGATCTGATACTGGTTACTCTGTGCAAATTTTCGGTGTTGTTCACTAAGAAGTTGCGTGTCCAGATCTTCATATTTCTGTAAGCAACATTCACaatatcctttctttttcttttcttttaactggATATGAATAGGACCTCCACCACACTTATCACCATCTGTATGAATTCTTAGTTTGGTCTGAGTTTGCTTTTGGATGCTGGATGGACTGCAGGGCTTCTGGGTAGAATAGTTTATAAAAGGCATATTGGCCAGCTGAAGGTAAAATGGCCTATAAAATTGGCTCATATCTTCAACCTTTACAAAATGCTTTTTGACTCTTCCTGTTCTTACTTTTTGTGTTCCAACACCAAGTTTTTTGccctgaattggtgagctctaggttcagtgacagatcctgtctgaaaaaggTGCTTAAAGGATGTGGTTGTTCACACCTGTATTCTcagcacctaggaggctgaggtagaaggactgccataaATCTGTGGCCAGTCTGGCTACAGACGGAGTTCcgctccaggttagcctcaacCAGTTAGTGTGAGACCCATCAATATGAAGAATTTTTACTCCCCATGATAAGGCATTTGACAATATACTATTTGCAGGAATGAGATCATGATCCTTGATAGCTTTTTCAACTAATAATCTTCCTCGGCTTAAACATACTGTTTCTGGAGACTTAAACGAACTTCCATCATGGCTGGGATGAGGTGAGGTAGCTTCTGCAGTATATGCAGATTCTGGACTTGGAACAGGAGAAATTCGACACAGTGTTTGTGCAAATTTAGCTtcctttttatttgaaataagatAGCTGATATCTTTGCTGAGAAATTCTTCCACTCGCCCTCCCAGATCCTTTATGtctttttgtagtttttcagATATGGTGATAGAAGGTAAgtcaaagtaaaatatttttccccAAAGTGGTTTATATTTGGATTTTTCTGGTCTGTTATCAGTTTTCAAAGAtgatttattcttttcattttttacttgAATTCCACCCAGGAAACGTCCTTTGCTGGGGATCCTCATGGCTTCCGAGCTCATGGCAACCTCCAGGCACCTACATTCTGGGTCCCGACCTGGTGCCGTCGCGTCGCCCACGGCGGCGAAAACCAGGCTTCACCGATCCAACGGACCCTTTGCCGGGCCAACAGCCTCGGGGTAAGAGAGGAACGGGTCAGCACACGAGGTTTCCGAGCCGGCCTACCGCTCCGGCTCCAGGGTGCGGAGGAGGAAGGTGAAAAGCACGAACCGGAGAGCAGTGGCGGTTGAAGATTCGACAATAATTCTTATCATACATTTTGATCAGAGTAAACTGACAACATCTTATGCGACTTTCAATAAGTTAACAGAATGATTCTCACAACGACCTTGTGTCCAGGTACATCCACAAAGAAGACAGAATCAGACAACGATGACTTCAGTGACTAGGAATAAATAATATCACTATTTTGTTCTTATCACATCAATTTCAAAATCAAAATAGGATACCGTTTTGGCAAACAATGTACCTAGTTACACTGGCTAGTAGCATTTTTTGTTAGAAACAAGATATCACTCTATGGTGGGTTAATTCAAGTGTCTCCAGTAAACtaatgtattctgaatgctaggttcccagcttgtaaaaatttgggaattggagcctcctagaagcagtgtattgttgggggtaggcttatgggtattagttagcttctccttgtcagtatttggcacactgttttgctgctattgcccacctgatgttgatagggaagtgatgtccacgctctgctcatgccacatttccctgtgccatcatggagcttcccctccaatataaaaaaggaaaaaaaaaaattaaaaacaacctcTTTCCTGCCATAAACTTCTTTTACTTGGGTTCTTTGTGTAGCAACTTGAAACTAACTGCAACACACTGTAAAGGAATGAACCTGATTTTCTTTTGTCTGGATGGGAAAATAGGTAGGTCAATCTTAACATGGTTTTGACTGATGCTAAACTTGAAAAATGTGCATTGACTTGCAATCAAATGATTTGAATGAGCCTTTGGTGATTTGAATGCAAACGTGTGTTCTCCATAGACTAggatatttttaattaagtatcctacttaagtctccagctgTCAGATCTCTGCTGAAGGGAGTGTGTCGCTGGGGGTATTGGAGTGGATCTTCAGTCCAGTCCTGCT contains:
- the LOC123460150 gene encoding protein DBF4 homolog A-like encodes the protein MSSEAMRIPSKGRFLGGIQVKNEKNKSSLKTDNRPEKSKYKPLWGKIFYFDLPSITISEKLQKDIKDLGGRVEEFLSKDISYLISNKKEAKFAQTLCRISPVPSPESAYTAEATSPHPSHDGSSFKSPETVCLSRGRLLVEKAIKDHDLIPANSILSNALSWGVKILHIDGSHTNWLRLTWSGTPSVARLGKKLGVGTQKVRTGRVKKHFVKVEDMSQFYRPFYLQLANMPFINYSTQKPCSPSSIQKQTQTKLRIHTDGDKCGGGPIHIQLKEKKKKGYCECCLQKYEDLDTQLLSEQHRKFAQSNQYQIVDDIISKLVFDFIEYERDTPKKKRIKYSIGPLSSLSGKSVLKKNESKEVLDLHPISQAGIRENSGQVIRQNILYEETKEPEQTHVFLSEPTYPSTGLRGLDEKTISEGSMLNAAEHNIKQNFTQLPPHTNKQECSLDISEHKLVINENGLEELRVDDCQSMLQTYVKVSYFNIDNNTTQPKFKLNPVQFSTKDVMEQDLHSIFGHDSDMMTIKTSKEHLTTEANTASCSSQDPNECDKNMDKLPSGKIHRTVKVLLGQNKTNVEPNVELDKKITEFLTVQEDSTCSSPIQSLLDLFQTSGDKSEFLGFTSYTENSGICAVLDIWEKESSNDLLSTFFSSPSTSTFVGF